A window of Burkholderiales bacterium genomic DNA:
GAGCGCCGCGTCCCTGGAAGTGAAGCGCCAGGCGCGACGCGCGGCGCAGCTCGACACCACGGTGCTGATCCAGGGGGAGACCGGCACCGGCAAGGAACTCCTGGCCCACGCTATCCATGCCGCCTCGGCGCGTTCGGACGGCCCCTTCGTGAGCCTCAACCCGGCGGGGGTTCCCGAACAGGTCCTGGAACAGGAGCTGTTCGGGGTGGCGCCTGGCGGCGACGGCGCGGCGCGCCGCGTCCGGGAAGGCAAGCTCAAGCTGGCCCATGGGGGCACCCTGTTTCTGGACGAGGTGGGGGACATTCCGCCGGCGCTGCAACCCAAGCTCCTGCGGATGCTGCAGGAGCAGGAGTTCGAGCTTCCCGGCTCCCACAAGATCGTCCAGGTGGACGTGCGGGTGATCGCCGCCACGAGCCGGGATCTCAGGCGCCTGGTCCAGGAAGGGCGGCTGCGCGCCGACCTCTACTACCGGTTGAACGTGTTGCGCATCGACGTGCCCCCCTTGCGGGAGCGGCTGGAGGACCTGGAAGCCCTGTGCGAAGTGTTGCTCGAGCGCATCGCCGAGCGCACCGGGCTTCCCCAGCGGGAGCTGGCCCGGGACGCCTTGGCCCTGCTACGGGCCTATTCCTGGCCGGGCAACGTGCGGGAGCTGGGCAACGTGCTGGAACAGGTCACCATGCTGGCGGAAGGCCGGCGCTTGGGGGCCGAGGACTTCGCCCACGCCCTGCCCGCCGCCCCCTTCGCCTATGGCCGGTGCGGTGGGGGCGGGGACCCGGCCCTTCCCCGGCGCCTGGCGGAGGCGGTGGCCGAGTCTCAGCGGGAGGCGATTCGGGAAGCCCTCATCGCGGCCAAGGGCAACAAGGTGACGGCGGCCCGACTCCTGGGTATTTCCCGCGCCACCCTGTACGAGAAAATGGCGGCCCTGGGCCTCGCGTCTCGGCCGGCCGCCGTAGATGTCAAGTTTTTTAGACATCGAAACGCCTGAGGGATCAATCCGCTCCCTTGATCCTGGGCTATCATGTCTGTCAAACCGGTCAAACCGGCGCCCAACGAGCCTCAGGTAAAAAAGAAAACGTCCCCTGCCGGGACCGGACGATTTCGATTGAGCCTTCGGTCTCCATGGTGACGGACCATGGACCGCTGTCCCGAGCGCCGTCATACACCTTAAAGGGACGCTCGGTAACGATGCCCTTCAGCGTATCGAAGGAGGAGGGATGACCCGCGTGAATCCTTACAACGTGGCGCTGGACCGCAATCCGGCGAACTACACGCCCCTTTCCCCTTTAAGCTTCCTGGAGTGGGCGGCCTACGTCTATCCGAAGCGGCCGTCGGTGATCCACGGCGAGCGCAGGATGACCTGGGCCGAGACCTACGCCCGCTGCCGGCGCCTCGCCTCGGCGCTGCAGCGCCGCGGCGTGGGGGAAGGGGACACGGTGGCCGTCATGGCCCCCAACATCCCCGCCATGGTGGAGGCCCACTTCGGCCCCGCCATGATCGGCGCCGTGCTCAATACCCTCAACACGCGCCTCGACGCCGAGGCCATCGCCTTCATGCTCCAGCACGGCGAAGCCAAGGTGCTGATCACCGACCGGGAGTTCTCCCCCACGATCGCCAAGGCCCTGGCCAGGCTGGAGAAGCGCCCCCTGGTGATCGACATCGACGACCCGGAGTACCAGGGGCCCGGCGAGCGCCTGGGGGAGAAGGAGTACGAGGCGTTCCTGGAGGAGGGCGATCCCGAGTTCCGCTGGTCGCTGCCCTCCGACGAGTGGAACGCCATCGCCCTCAATTACACTTCGGGCACCACGGGAAATCCCAAGGGCGTGGTCTATCACCACCGGGGCGCCTATCTCAACGCCATCAGCAACATCCTGGTGTGGGGCATGCCCCATCACGCCGTGTACCTGTGGACGCTGCCCATGTTCCACTGCAACGGCTGGTGCTTCCCCTGGACTATGGCCGCCAACGTGGGCGTGAACGTGTGCCTGCGCAGGGTGGAGATCGGGCGCATGCTGGAGCTGATCCGCCGGCACCGGGTGACCCATTATTGCGGCGCTCCCATCGTGCACGCCATGTTCATCAACGCCCCCGACGAGCTGCGAAAGGGCATCGACCACACGGTCCACGGCATGATCGCGGGCGCCGCGCCACCGGCGGCGGTGATCGAGGGCATGGAGCGGATCGGCTTTAACATCACCCACGTCTATGGGCTTACCGAGACCTACGGCCCGGCGGCGGTGTGCGCCAAGCACCCCGAGTGGGAATCCCTTTCGCTGGCCGAGCGCACTCGCATGAACGGTCGCCAGGGTGTGCGCTATCCCACCCAACAAGGCATGACGGTGATGGATCCCAAGACCATGGAGGAGGTGCCCTGGGACGGGGAGACCATGGGGGAGATCATGTTCCGCGGCAACATCACCATGAAGGGCTACCTCAAGAACCCCAAGGCCACCGAGGAAGCCTTCGCCGGAGGCTGGTTCCACACCGGCGACCTGGCGGTGATGGAGCCGGACGGCTATGTGAAGATCAAGGACCGCTCCAAAGACATCATCATCTCCGGGGGCGAGAACATCTCCTCCATCGAGGTGGAGGACGTGCTCTACCGGCATCCCGCGGTGCTCGCCGCGGCGGTGGTGGCCAAGCCCGACGAGAAATGGGGCGAGACCCCGTGCGCCTTCGTGGAGCTCAAGGAAGGCGCGGCCGTTACCGAGGAGGCACTGATCGAGTTCTGCCGCCAGAACCTGGCCCACTTCAAGTGCCCGAAGAAGGTAGTGTTCGAGCCCTTACCCAAGACCTCCACGGGGAAGATCCAGAAGTTCGTGCTCCGGGAGCGGGCGAAGGCGCTGTGACCCGCGGGGAAGACAAGCCATGGCGGTGAACGGGGAGATCATTCTCGAGACGCGGGGACTCACCAAGGAGTTCAAGGGGTTCGTCGCCGTGGACGACGTGAACCTCAAGGTGCGGCGGGGCACCATCCACGCCCTGATCGGGCCCAACGGGGCGGGCAAGACCACGGTCTTCAACCTGCTCACCAAGTTCCTCGAGCCCACCAGGGGGACCATCCTGTACAACGGGGAGGACATCACCCGGGAGAAGCCGGCCCAGATCGCCCGCCGGGGGATCGTGCGCTCCTTCCAGATCTCGGCGGTGTTCCCCCACCTCACGGTGCTGGAGAACGTGCGGGTGGCGCTGCAGCGCAGGCTCGGCACCTCCTTCCATTTCTGGCGCTCGGAGAAAAGCCTGGAGGTCTTGGACGACCGGGCGCTGGAGCTGCTCGCCGCCGTGGACCTACAGGACTACGCCCACACCGTCACCGTGGAGCTGCCCTACGGGCGCAAGCGGGCCCTGGAGCTCGCTACCACCCTGGCGTTGGAACCGGACCTGATGCTGCTGGACGAGCCGACCCAGGGCATGGGCCACGAGGACGTGGGACGCGTGGCGGAGCTGATCAAGCGGGTCTCCGCCAACCGCACCGTCCTCATGGTGGAGCACAACCTGAACGTGGTGGCCCAGCTCTCCGACACCATCACCGTGCTGAACCGGGGACAGGTGCTGGCCGAGGGGAGCTACGAGGAGGTCTCCAACGACCCGAAGGTCCTGGAAGCCTACGTGGGGACGGCCCAATGACCAGCGCGTTCAAACCCGACGTGGAGATGCTGCGGGTCTCCGACCTGCACGCCTTCTACGGCGAATCCCACATCCTGCACGGGATCGACTTCGTGGTGAACCGGGGCGAGCTGGTGACCCTCCTTGGCCGCAACGGCGCCGGCCGCACCACCACCCTCAAGGCGATCCTGGGTCTTGTGGACCGGCGCACGGGCTCGGTCATGATCAACGGCCGGGAAGCGATCAGCCTTCCGCCCCACCGGATCGCCCACCTGGGCGTCGGCTACTGCCCTGAGGAGCGGGGCATCTACGCCAGCCTCACCTGCGAGGAGAACCTGCTGCTGCCGCCGATGGTGTCGAGCGGCGGCATGAGCCTCGAGGAGATCTACGAGATGTTCCCCAACTTGAAGGAGCGCCGCCACAGCATGGGCGGGCGGCTCTCCGGCGGGGAACGGCAGATGCTGGCCATGGCCCGGATCCTGCGCACGGGAGCGCGGCTCCTGCTCCTGGACGAGATTACCGAGGGCCTGGCCCCGGTCATCGTGCAGACCCTGGGACGGGTGCTGCGCCAGCTCAAGGACAAAGGATTCACCATCGTGCTGGTGGAGCAGAACTTCCGCTTCGCCGCGCCGCTGGCCGATCGCCATTACGTGATCGAGCACGGGCGTATCCTGGACATGGTGAGTAAGGAGGAGCTGGAAGCGAAGATGGATCTGTTGCACGACTATTTGGGTGTCTGACAACCCTGACTGGGAGAGGAGAAAGCGATGAAACGGAAGCTGATGAGCGTGCTGGTGGCGGCGGGGCTGCTGGCGGTCAACCCCGCGGCGCTGGCCCAGCAGAAGATCTCCGACGGCGTGGTGAAGATCGGCGTCCTCACGGACATGTCCGGAACCTACTCGGACTTGGCCGGGCCGGGGTCGCTCCTGGCGGTGGAGATGGCGGTCAAGGACTTCGTCGAGAAGGAAAAACCTAACTTCAAGATCGAGATCGTCTCCGCCGACCACCAGAACAAGGGGGACATCTCCGCCAACAAGGCGCGGGAGTGGTTCGACCGGGACAAGGTGGACGTGATCGTGGACCTGGTCACCACGTCCACCGCTCTCGCGGTGATGAAAGTCGCCAAGGAGAAGAACAAGATCACCCTGGTCTCGGGGGCCGCCTCTACGCCCATCACCAACGAGCAGTGCACCGACACCAACGTGCACTGGACCTATGACACCTACGCCCTGGCCGTGGGCACCGGCCGCGCGGTGGTGGAGCAAGGGGGCAAGAGCTGGTTCTTCTTGACCGCCGACTACGCCTTCGGCCACTCCCTGGAGCGGGACACGCGGCCATCGTGGAGAAGATGGGGGGCAAGGTGCTGGGCAGCGTGCGCCATCCGTTCCCGGCCCAGGACTTCTCCTCCTTCCTGCTCAGAGCCCAGGCCTCCGGCGCCCAGGTGATCGGGCTGGCCAACGCCGGTAACGACACCATCAACGCCATCAAGCAGGCGGCCGAGTTCGGCATCACCCCCAAGCAGACGTTGGCGGGGCTTTTGATGTTCATCTCCGACATCCATACCCTCGGGCTCAAGGCGACCCAGGGCATGTATCTGACGACCGGTTTCTATTGGGACTACAACGACGAGACCCGGGCCTGGTCGAAGCGCTTCTTCGAGGCCCGCAAGCGCATGCCCACCATGGTGCAGGCGGGGGACTACTCGGCTGTGTACCACTACCTGAAGGCGGTCAAGGCCGCGGGCACCGACGACACCATGACCGTCATGGCCAAGATGAAGGCGACCCCGGTCAACGACTTCTTCGCCAAGAACGGCAAGATCCGGGACGACGGGCGCATGGTGCACGACATGTACCTGGCTCAAGTAAAGAAGCCCGAGGAGTCCAAGTATCCCTGGGACTACTACCACATCCGCCAGGTGATCCCGGGCGACCAGGCGTTCATGCCGCTCTCCGAAAGCAAGTGCCCGCTGGTCAAGAAGTAGGCGAAGACGGCGGGGTGAAACCGGGGCGCAGCCAGGGGACCGGGAGCGGCTTCCCGCCCCGGTTTTCGCCGTCCCATTGAGCGGAGCGAAGCGATGGAGATCTTCGGCGTTCCCCTACAGGGTTTGATGGCCCAGCTCCTGATCGGGCTGATCAACGGCTCGTTCTACGCCATCCTGAGCCTGGGGCTCGCCATCATTTTCGGGATGCTCAACATCATCAACTTCGCCCACGGCGCCCAGTACATGATGGGGGCGTTCTGCGCCTGGATCGGCCTCACCTATTTCGGCATCAACTACTGGTGGGCGCTGCTGCTCTCCCCCCTGGTGGTGGGACTGACCGGCATCCTCGTCGAGCGGGCGTTTCTGCAATGGCTGTACAAGCTGGACCACCTCTACGGGCTGCTTCTCACCTTCGGCCTGGCGCTCGTCATCGAGGGCCTGTTCCGCTACCGCTTCGGCATCTCGGGCGAGCGCTATCCCGTGCCGGAGCTGCTCGCCGGCGGGATCGACCTGGGCTTCATGTTCCTGCCCGTCTACCGGGCCTGGGTGGTGGTGGCCTCCCTGGCGGTGTGCCTTCTCACCTGGTACATGATCGAGCGCACCAAGCTGGGGGCGTATCTGCGCGCCGGCACGGAAAATCCCAAGCTGCTTCAGGCGTTCGGCGTCAACGTGCCCCTGATGATCACCCTGACCTACGGCTTCGGGGTGGCGCTGGCCGCTTTCGCCGGGGTGCTGGCGGCGCCGATCTTCAACGTCAACCCGGTGATGGGCTCCAACCTGATCATCGTGGTGTTCGCCGTGGTGGTGATCGGCGGCATGGGGTCCATCCTGGGCTCCATCGTGACCGGGCTGGGACTGGGGCTGATCGAGGGCCTCACCAAGGTGTACTATCCAGAGGCCTCCGCCGTGGTGGTGTTCGTGATCATGGCCATCGTGTTGCTCATGCGCCCGGCGGGCCTGTTCGGCAAGGAGCGATAGCATGGAAGGAAGAGTCGGCAACGGCCGGGTGGCGGAAGGCGTGGCGGCTCCGGCGGCCGGTTCTAGGACGATCCGGCTTAAGGGGATCAACCGGGCCCACGCCGCCGGCTGGGGGCTGCTGGTGCTGGCCGGCCTTATCGCCCCCTTCCTGGTGTACCCGGTGTTCGTCATGAAGGTGCTGTGCTTCGCCCTCTTCGCCTCCGCCTTCAACCTGTTGCTGGGCTATACCGGGCTGCTTTCTTTCGGCCACGCCGCCTTTCTCGGCTGGGCCGGCTACATCACCGGGCACACGGTGAAGGTCATGGGGTTCCCGCCGGAGCTGGGGATCCTGGCTGGCACCGCTTTCGCGGGGCTGTTGGGCTACATCTTCGGCAGCCTGGCCATCCGGCGCTCGGGCATTTACTTCGCCATGATCACCCTGGCTCTCGCCCAGATGATGTACTTTCTGGCGCTGCAGTTTCCGTTCACCGGAGGCGAGGACGGGCTGCAAGGCGTGCCCCGGGGCACTCTGTTGGGGATCGTGGACCTGAGCCGGATGATGAACATGTATTTCTTCGTGCTCGCCGTGTTCCTGTTCGGCTTCTGGGTGATCTACCGCACCATTCATTCGCCGTTCGGACAAGTGTTGAAGGCGATCCGGGAGAACGAGCCCCGGGCCGTCTCCCTGGGTTACGACGTGGACAAGTTCAAGCTGATGGCCTTCGTGCTCTCCGCCGCCCTCTCGGGCCTGGCGGGCTCCACCAAGACCCTGGTATTCCAGCTCGCCTCCTTGACCGACGTGCACTGGCACATGTCCGGGGAGGTGGTGCTGATGACCCTGGTGGGCGGCATGGGTACGGTGTTTGGCCCGGTGGTGGGCGCCACCGTCCTAGTGACCCTGCAGAATTACGGCGCCGAGCTGGGCGAGTGGGTGACGGTCCTTACGGGGACGATTTTCGTGATCTGCGTGCTCGCGTTCCGGCGCGGGATCGTGGGTGAGCTCACGGCCCTCTACCGCCGCTCGGGCATTTCCTTACGGTGAAGGCGATGAAGATCCTGGTTCCGGTCAAGCGGGTGGTGGACTACAACGTGAAGGTCCGGGTCAAGGCGGACGGCACGGGGGTGGAAACGGCCAACGTCAAGATGTCCATGAACCCCTTCGACGAAATCGCCATGGAGGAGGCGGTACGGCTCAAGGAAGCGGGCAAGGCGGCCGAGATCGTGGCCGTTTCCCTGGGGGTCGCCCAGTGCCAGGAAACCCTGCGCACGGCGCTCGCCATGGGGGCGGACCGGGCCCTCCTGGTGGAGACTTCCGCCGAGCTGCAGCCCCTGGCGGTGGCCAAGCTCTTGAAGGCGATCGTGGAACGGGAGCAGCCCGGCCTGGTGATCCTGGGCAAACAGGCGATCGACGACGACGCCAACCAGACCGGGCAGATGCTGGCGGCCCTCCTCGGCTGGCCCCAGGGCACCTTCGCCTCCAAGGTGGAGCTGGGGGAGGGGCGGGTCCGGGTCACGCGGGAGATCGACGGGGGCCTGGAGACGGTGGAGTTGCAGCTCCCGGCGGTGGTGACCACCGACCTGCGGTTGAACGAACCCCGTTACGTCACGCTGCCCAACATCATGAAGGCGAAGAAAAAGCCTCTGGAGGCCTTCACCCCCGAAGCCCTGGGTGTGGACGTCACGCCGCGGCTCAAGGTCCTCAAGGTGCAGGAGCCGCCCAAGCGCAAAGGGGGCGTGCGGGTGGCCGACGCGAAGGAGCTGGTGCACCGGCTCAAGCACGAAGCGAAGGTGGTCTGAATGGCGGTCCTGGTCATTGCCGAGCACGACGGTGCCGCCCTCAAGCCGGCGACCCTCAACACCCTCACCGCGGCGGCTTGCCTCGATCCGCAAGTTCACGTCCTGGTGGCCGGGTCGGCGTGCCGCCCGGTCGCCGAGGCCGCGGCGAAAGTGGGGGGGGTGGCCAAGGTGCTCCTCGCCGATGCCCCTCAGCT
This region includes:
- a CDS encoding ABC transporter ATP-binding protein, which codes for MAVNGEIILETRGLTKEFKGFVAVDDVNLKVRRGTIHALIGPNGAGKTTVFNLLTKFLEPTRGTILYNGEDITREKPAQIARRGIVRSFQISAVFPHLTVLENVRVALQRRLGTSFHFWRSEKSLEVLDDRALELLAAVDLQDYAHTVTVELPYGRKRALELATTLALEPDLMLLDEPTQGMGHEDVGRVAELIKRVSANRTVLMVEHNLNVVAQLSDTITVLNRGQVLAEGSYEEVSNDPKVLEAYVGTAQ
- a CDS encoding hypothetical protein (possible pseudo, frameshifted), producing MKRKLMSVLVAAGLLAVNPAALAQQKISDGVVKIGVLTDMSGTYSDLAGPGSLLAVEMAVKDFVEKEKPNFKIEIVSADHQNKGDISANKAREWFDRDKVDVIVDLVTTSTALAVMKVAKEKNKITLVSGAASTPITNEQCTDTNVHWTYDTYALAVGTGRAVVEQGGKSWFFLTADYAFGHSLERDTRPSWRRWGARCWAACAIRSRPRTSPPSCSEPRPPAPR
- a CDS encoding hypothetical protein (possible pseudo, frameshifted) — encoded protein: MIGLANAGNDTINAIKQAAEFGITPKQTLAGLLMFISDIHTLGLKATQGMYLTTGFYWDYNDETRAWSKRFFEARKRMPTMVQAGDYSAVYHYLKAVKAAGTDDTMTVMAKMKATPVNDFFAKNGKIRDDGRMVHDMYLAQVKKPEESKYPWDYYHIRQVIPGDQAFMPLSESKCPLVKK
- a CDS encoding sigma-54-dependent Fis family transcriptional regulator produces the protein MAADVSLPDAAAAIHEQAVRSLFQMFESICEGAVIVDREARIVWISDKYLALLGLAGAHQALGKPVEQVIPASLMRRVVETGEPILLDIMEFGQQSFVVTRLPLRGEDGQVTGAVGFVLYDRPQYLKPLVSKFTRLQRDLARAQRELAQRRRPKYSFSSFVGTSAASLEVKRQARRAAQLDTTVLIQGETGTGKELLAHAIHAASARSDGPFVSLNPAGVPEQVLEQELFGVAPGGDGAARRVREGKLKLAHGGTLFLDEVGDIPPALQPKLLRMLQEQEFELPGSHKIVQVDVRVIAATSRDLRRLVQEGRLRADLYYRLNVLRIDVPPLRERLEDLEALCEVLLERIAERTGLPQRELARDALALLRAYSWPGNVRELGNVLEQVTMLAEGRRLGAEDFAHALPAAPFAYGRCGGGGDPALPRRLAEAVAESQREAIREALIAAKGNKVTAARLLGISRATLYEKMAALGLASRPAAVDVKFFRHRNA
- the etfB gene encoding electron transfer flavoprotein subunit beta → MKILVPVKRVVDYNVKVRVKADGTGVETANVKMSMNPFDEIAMEEAVRLKEAGKAAEIVAVSLGVAQCQETLRTALAMGADRALLVETSAELQPLAVAKLLKAIVEREQPGLVILGKQAIDDDANQTGQMLAALLGWPQGTFASKVELGEGRVRVTREIDGGLETVELQLPAVVTTDLRLNEPRYVTLPNIMKAKKKPLEAFTPEALGVDVTPRLKVLKVQEPPKRKGGVRVADAKELVHRLKHEAKVV
- a CDS encoding acyl-CoA synthetase, with product MTRVNPYNVALDRNPANYTPLSPLSFLEWAAYVYPKRPSVIHGERRMTWAETYARCRRLASALQRRGVGEGDTVAVMAPNIPAMVEAHFGPAMIGAVLNTLNTRLDAEAIAFMLQHGEAKVLITDREFSPTIAKALARLEKRPLVIDIDDPEYQGPGERLGEKEYEAFLEEGDPEFRWSLPSDEWNAIALNYTSGTTGNPKGVVYHHRGAYLNAISNILVWGMPHHAVYLWTLPMFHCNGWCFPWTMAANVGVNVCLRRVEIGRMLELIRRHRVTHYCGAPIVHAMFINAPDELRKGIDHTVHGMIAGAAPPAAVIEGMERIGFNITHVYGLTETYGPAAVCAKHPEWESLSLAERTRMNGRQGVRYPTQQGMTVMDPKTMEEVPWDGETMGEIMFRGNITMKGYLKNPKATEEAFAGGWFHTGDLAVMEPDGYVKIKDRSKDIIISGGENISSIEVEDVLYRHPAVLAAAVVAKPDEKWGETPCAFVELKEGAAVTEEALIEFCRQNLAHFKCPKKVVFEPLPKTSTGKIQKFVLRERAKAL
- a CDS encoding branched-chain amino acid ABC transporter permease, with the translated sequence MEGRVGNGRVAEGVAAPAAGSRTIRLKGINRAHAAGWGLLVLAGLIAPFLVYPVFVMKVLCFALFASAFNLLLGYTGLLSFGHAAFLGWAGYITGHTVKVMGFPPELGILAGTAFAGLLGYIFGSLAIRRSGIYFAMITLALAQMMYFLALQFPFTGGEDGLQGVPRGTLLGIVDLSRMMNMYFFVLAVFLFGFWVIYRTIHSPFGQVLKAIRENEPRAVSLGYDVDKFKLMAFVLSAALSGLAGSTKTLVFQLASLTDVHWHMSGEVVLMTLVGGMGTVFGPVVGATVLVTLQNYGAELGEWVTVLTGTIFVICVLAFRRGIVGELTALYRRSGISLR
- a CDS encoding branched-chain amino acid ABC transporter permease, which produces MEIFGVPLQGLMAQLLIGLINGSFYAILSLGLAIIFGMLNIINFAHGAQYMMGAFCAWIGLTYFGINYWWALLLSPLVVGLTGILVERAFLQWLYKLDHLYGLLLTFGLALVIEGLFRYRFGISGERYPVPELLAGGIDLGFMFLPVYRAWVVVASLAVCLLTWYMIERTKLGAYLRAGTENPKLLQAFGVNVPLMITLTYGFGVALAAFAGVLAAPIFNVNPVMGSNLIIVVFAVVVIGGMGSILGSIVTGLGLGLIEGLTKVYYPEASAVVVFVIMAIVLLMRPAGLFGKER
- a CDS encoding ABC transporter ATP-binding protein: MTSAFKPDVEMLRVSDLHAFYGESHILHGIDFVVNRGELVTLLGRNGAGRTTTLKAILGLVDRRTGSVMINGREAISLPPHRIAHLGVGYCPEERGIYASLTCEENLLLPPMVSSGGMSLEEIYEMFPNLKERRHSMGGRLSGGERQMLAMARILRTGARLLLLDEITEGLAPVIVQTLGRVLRQLKDKGFTIVLVEQNFRFAAPLADRHYVIEHGRILDMVSKEELEAKMDLLHDYLGV